A region from the Aegilops tauschii subsp. strangulata cultivar AL8/78 chromosome 5, Aet v6.0, whole genome shotgun sequence genome encodes:
- the LOC109782934 gene encoding uncharacterized protein, which yields MSREKKRARSARPAVRRRWSSTFPDDILAVVYRMVASLGDRVRFAAVCRSWRAVARGAPPTAAALPWLLLEPCDCSRTKRLHIPEDDAIVWLQLPRGSRRLIGCHDGGWVISTAPLRIVNLFSGAKVTLPEKPAGIFSESKIVFSKPPTSGDCILATVNEHRGIALCRVDGPDSVWTRQRCKSCETIDDITFCNGELYGLTKYNGKVTKFEIGVNEHGAPVVTAEIHLSCSVLMDNIEEKTSYIFDLRGKLAMAIRTEWSLNHKPFFKVFELVDIHDDELAVSDKHTWIEVTSLDDHALFLGQTFSKAVHVPADKPVRVERNHIYYSCCLNQSDDVPSGLLRTFSKGCSRQKYYRGDDRKKDITNDDVKRITSTGYFVRGSPYSSMWILPPDM from the coding sequence ATGTCGAGGGAAAAGAAGCGCGCGCGTTCAGCGAGGCCGGCCGTGCGGCGGCGCTGGTCGTCCACGTTCCCAGACGACATCCTCGCCGTTGTGTACCGTATGGTCGCCTCCCTGGGCGACCGTGTGCGCTTCGCCGCCGTCTGCCGGTCGTGGCGGGCCGTGGCGCGAGGGGCGccgcccaccgccgccgcgctGCCGTGGCTGCTCCTCGAGCCCTGCGATTGCAGCAGGACGAAGCGGCTGCACATCCCCGAGGACGACGCCATCGTGTGGCTCCAGCTTCCCCGGGGCAGTAGGCGGCTCATCGGCTGCCATGACGGCGGCTGGGTCATCTCAACCGCGCCGCTCAGAATCGTCAACCTCTTCTCCGGCGCCAAGGTGACGCTCCCTGAGAAACCGGCGGGGATCTTCTCTGAGAGCAAAATTGTATTCTCCAAGCCGCCCACCTCGGGTGACTGTATCCTCGCCACCGTGAACGAGCACCGTGGCATCGCGCTTTGTAGGGTTGACGGCCCGGACAGCGTGTGGACGAGACAAAGATGCAAATCCTGCGAGACAATTGACGACATCACGTTTTGCAATGGCGAGCTGTATGGCCTCACGAAGTACAACGGGAAGGTAACCAAATTTGAGATAGGCGTGAATGAGCACGGAGCGCCCGTGGTTACTGCTGAGATCCATCTCAGCTGCTCTGTGTTGATGGACAACATTGAGGAGAAGACCAGTTACATCTTTGACTTACGTGGCAAGCTTGCAATGGCCATTAGAACCGAGTGGTCATTAAACCACAAACCTTTCTTCAAAGTGTTTGAGCTCGTCGACATCCATGACGATGAACTAGCGGTGTCCGACAAGCACACGTGGATAGAGGTCACAAGCTTGGATGATCACGCCTTGTTCTTAGGACAAACTTTCTCTAAGGCAGTGCACGTGCCGGCAGACAAACCTGTCCGCGTGGAGAGAAACCACATCTATTACTCTTGTTGCTTGAATCAAAGTGATGATGTCCCTAGTGGTCTGTTAAGAACGTTCTCGAAAGGCTGCAGTCGCCAGAAATATTACAGGGGAGACGACAGGAagaaggacatcaccaacgatgacGTGAAGAGGATCACATCAACGGGATATTTCGTGAGGGGCAGTCCTTACAGTAGCATGTGGATTCTCCCTCCGGATATGTAG